In Helianthus annuus cultivar XRQ/B chromosome 9, HanXRQr2.0-SUNRISE, whole genome shotgun sequence, the following are encoded in one genomic region:
- the LOC110876846 gene encoding uncharacterized protein LOC110876846 translates to MADARNANDDDDTARQEAMYNKVTEVAEGVMQANLPRLAQEVESRVLGVVDAMITSKIEELKEWIEGSKNKSKERRCTYKDFMACNPATYDGKIDPIACQRWVSNIEAVFIRSRCDNEDKVMFATGQLTLQAKDWWDAHSKEIGEDRLQVMTWQEFKEPFMRYHCPQSAIDKIQEDFLRLRQKNESINEISNTFMDKMKFCGDFVKTERMKINRFYGVLKAEFREFITPSKCDTLDELINLARDREIEIKRQEERGEKRSSEKGASSSPSKKGKYLEQGRKDKSKGGITPCKTCGKLHTGECLLGKKGCYKCGKEGHSSYQCPNNVKTCFNCFEKGHVKSECPKLQQGSKKEGKNEESSKAKGRMFQITSEEAKSHPNVVSGIFLLNSIPVYVLFDTGATMSFISNEIIQHPSFKIERMPMPLEVEIADSKIYMLHEICKNCKFTIEDEEFDIDLIPMVLGEFKMIVGMDWMTRHQAGINCETKTVHVQSPSGKRITIQGERRIEAKLCTLVQAAKYTLNGGRAYLAYVVDAQRDFPKLEDVEIVNEFPNVFPDELPGLPPEREI, encoded by the coding sequence ATGGCTGATGCAAGAAACGCTAATGATGACGACGATACCGCTCGTCAAGAAGCAATGTACAATAAAGTCACGGAAGTGGCAGAAGGGGTTATGCAAGCTAATCTTCCACGATTAGCTCAAGAAGTAGAAAGCCGGGTGTTGGGAGTTGTGGATGCCATGATAACTAGTAAGATTGAAGAACTGAAAGAATGGATAGAGGGATCTAAAAACAAAAGCAAAGAACGACGGTGCACGTATAAAGACTTTATGGCGTGCAATCCCGCGACGTACGATGGTAAAATCGACCCGATCGCATGCCAAAGATGGGTGTCAAATATAGAAGCAGTATTTATCCGAAGTCGTTGTGATAACGAAGATAAGGTGATGTTCGCTACTGGCCAACTCACTCTTCAAGCGAAGGATTGGTGGGACGCACACAGTAAAGAAATAGGGGAGGATAGACTCCAAGTGATGACTTGGCAAGAATTTAAGGAACCCTTTATGAGATACCATTGCCCTCAGTCGGCTATTGATAAGATTCAGGAAGATTTCTTGCGCCTCCGACAGAAAAACGAGTCGATAAATGAAATATCAAATACTTTCATGGATAAAATGAAGTTCTGTGGGGATTTTGTGAAGActgaaaggatgaagatcaatcGTTTCTACGGGGTGTTAAAGGCGGAATTTAGGGAGTTCATTACTCCTTCGAAATGTGATACCCTTGATGAGCTCATCAATCTGGCAAGGGATAGAGAAATCGAGATTAAGAGGCAAGAAGAACGTGGGGAAAAGAGATCAAGCGAGAAAGGTGCAAGTTCGAGTCCATCCAAAAAGGGAAAGTATCTAGAGCAAGGAAGGAAAGATAAGTCGAAGGGTGGTATCACTCCTTGTAAGACTTGTGGAAAGCTTCACACTGGGGAATGTCTGTTAGGCAAGAAGGGGTGCTACAAATGTGGTAAGGAGGGACATTCGTCCTATCAATGCCCAAATAACGTGAAGACTTGTTTCAACTGTTTCGAAAAGGGGCATGTTAAATCGGAGTGTCCAAAACTCCAACAAGGATCAAAGAAGGAAGGAAAGAACGAAGAAAGCTCTAAAGCGAAAGGGAGGATGTTCCAAATCACCTCCGAAGAAGCTAAGTCTCACCCGAATGTGGTTTCAGGTATCTTTCTATTAAACTCCATACcagtttatgttttgtttgataccGGAGCCACTATGTCGTTTATTTCAAATGAAATCATACAACATCCTTCATTTAAGATCGAAAGAATGCCGATGCCTCTAGAAGTAGAAATAGCCGATAGTAAGATTTATATGTTACACGAGATTTGTAAAAATTGCAAATTTACCATAGAAGATGAAGAATTTGATATCGACCTTATACCTATGGTTTTGGGGGAATTCAAAAtgatagtgggtatggattggatgACCCGACACCAAGCGGGAATTAATTGTGAAACCAAAACAGTACATGTCCAATCTCCAAGTGGAAAACGAATAACTATACAAGGAGAGAGAAGGATAGAAGCGAAACTTTGTACCCTCGTTCAAGCCGCTAAGTATACACTTAACGGGGGTAGGGCATACCTAGCTTACGTGGTAGATGCTCAACGAGATTTCCCGAAGCTTGAAGACGTAGAGATTGTGAATGAATTTCCGAATGTATTTCCGGATGAATTGCCGGGACTTCCCCCCGAAAGAGAAATATAG
- the LOC110876845 gene encoding uncharacterized protein LOC110876845 produces MNFVSINVNGLSDSRKGLWIRSVKSSLKADFLGLQETHLSNMSDFTISRLWDNSNMEAAVVDSVGRSGGLVSIWNPDVLSVDQIFKNQRYLILSGSMSGVEHRVNVVNLHAPNDSTNRRALWAELGGMINQDGGVWVLMGDFNEVRSEEERVNSRFDRGSSDAFNGFISSSGLLEYSMTGGKFTYFSGHSDVKMSKLDRFLVNDLFMSLWPNARSAVLRRSFSDHCPISLSCLDIDFGRIPFKFFNSWVEDQALVELVDKAMACCNGGNVENIAPGSWGVELVWFLKNIKDAIKKWRKDRSLNEKRSRWSCYLFWNELKIKPA; encoded by the coding sequence ATGAATTTTGTTTCCATCAATGTTAATGGGTTGTCGGATTCGCGTAAAGGTCTTTGGATCCGAAGTGTTAAGAGCTCGTTGAAGGCCGACTTTCTCGGTTTACAAGAAACCCATTTATCTAATATGTCCGATTTTACCATCAGTAGGTTGTGGGACAACTCGAATATGGAAGCGGCCGTGGTAGACTCTGTCGGCAGATCAGGGGGCCTTGTTTCGATATGGAATCCTGACGTTCTCTCAGTGGATCAGATCTTTAAAAATCAAAGGTATTTGATTCTCTCTGGGTCTATGTCGGGTGTTGAGCATAGAGTTAATGTGGTGAACCTTCATGCTCCTAATGATTCAACCAATAGAAGAGCTTTGTGGGCTGAGTTAGGTGGGATGATCAACCAGGATGGTGGAGTTTGGGTCTTGATGGGGGATTTTAACGAAGTTCGATCTGAAGAAGAACGGGTGAACTCGAGGTTCGATCGTGGTTCGTCCGACGCTTTCAACGGTTTTATCTCCAGCTCAGGTCTCCTCGAATACTCGATGACAGGCGGTAAGTTCACTTACTTTTCGGGGCATAGTGATGTCAAGATGAGTAAACTGGATCGTTTCCTTGTGAACGATTTGTTTATGAGCTTATGGCCAAACGCTAGGTCGGCCGTTCTTAGAAGAAGCTTTTCCGATCATTGCCCGATATCCCTCTCTTGCCTGGATATTGATTTCGGCCGCATCCCGTTCAAATTTTTTAATTCGTGGGTCGAAGATCAAGCCCTAGTAGAGTTGGTGGATAAGGCGATGGCTTGCTGTAACGGAGGGAATGTTGAGAATATTGCTCCTGGCAGCTGGGGAGTAGAGTTGGTTTGGTTTCTTAAAAATATTAAAGATGCCATCAAGAAGTGGCGAAAGGATAGGAGTCTCAATGAAAAAAGAAGTCGATGGAGTTGTTATCTGTTTTGGAACGAATTGAAAATAAAGCCAGCTTAG